The genomic DNA AGGACTTCCAGTTCAGCGCGGTCGCTAAACCTGCTGCTACCAAAGACGAGAACGGCAACCCCTACACGGAGGTATACGGTAGCAAGGAGGCGGACGGCAGCCCGGTGCGTCTGGCGGTGATGTGTCCCACGACCGAGCTGTGGCAGAACAAGGTGCGCGAGATAGTGATGCGCCTGTTTAGCGAGTACGGGGTGGACGCGGTGTACATTGATCAGGTCGCTGCTGCGCCGCCAGTATTGTGCTTTGACGCTTCGCACGGGCACCCACTGGGCGGGGGGCACTGGTGGAACGAGGGTTACTGGCGGATGTTAGATCGCCTTCGCAGCGAGATGCCTGCCGAGCACGCCCTCACCACCGAGTGCAACGCCGAGCCGTTCATCGCATGGTTTGACGGCTACCTGACGTGGCACTGGCAGCATGAGGGGCAGGTTCCCGTTTTCCCCGCCGTGTACTCGCAGGCTATCCAGATGTTCGGGCGGGCATATCGCGGTGGCAGCACCAAAGACCTTGCGCTGCGTATGAAAGCCGCGCAGCAGCTCACCTTCGGCGAGCAGATCGGCTGGATAGACCCGGATATCATTCGTGAGCAGAGCAACGCCCGCTTCCTGAAGCAGATAGTGCAGCTGCGCTGGCGATATCGGGATTTCTTCACGCGCGGGGAGATGGCGCGTCCGCCCAGGCTGGAAGGCAACATTCCCACCGTGCGCGCCGACTGGCAGTGGGAGGGCGAATGGTGGGTGAGTGCGCCCGCCGTGTACACCGGTGCATGGAAACTGCCTGAGAAGAAGAGGCTGGTGCTGTTTTTTATCAACGTGGCGGAGGAGCCGGTAACGGCGACGATGCGCTTCCACCCATCGTCCTACGGCATCCGCGCGAAGCAGATACGGCTGGTGCAAAAGCGGGGAGAGAGCGATCCGGGCGAGAGGCAAACTGTTTTCTCTCGTTTTGAGCGCAGGCTGGATATTTTACCTCATGAGGCGGTGGTATGGGAAATAGAGTGGTGAGGTCCGTAAGGTAGCTTACACCGCCTGCGCCTCCAGTGCTACGCGGAACTGCTGTTGATACAGATTGGCGTAGATGCCGCCGTGTGCCAGCAGCTGGTCGTGCGTGCCTACCTCCTTGATTTCGCCTTTTTCCATCACTACAATCTTGTTCGCCTTGACGATGGTGGAGAGGCGGTGCGCGATGACGAAGCTGGTGCGCCCCTGCATCAGTCGTTCCAGAGCCTCCTGAATGAGCGCTTCGGTTTCGGAGTCCAGTGCACTGGTGGCTTCGTCCAGAATGAGGATACGCGGGTTGCTGAGGATAGCGCGGGCGATGGCAACACGCTGTTTCTCACCACCGGAGAGTTTGACGCCTTCCTCGCCGATGCGCGTCTCGTAGCCCTTGGGTAATGCCTCGATGACGTGGTGGATGTTAGCGGCACGGGCGGCTTCGAACACCTCTTCGTCGGTAGCGTCCAAGCGTCCGTAGCGGATGTTCTCCATGATGGTGGTATTGAAGAGGATGGTTTCCTGAATAACCACGCCGATTTGGCGGCGCAGGCTCTTGAGTTTGACATCGCGGATGTCGATGCCATCGATGCGAATCGCGCCGGAGGTCACGTCGTAGTTGCGCTGCAGCAAGTTCACCATTGTGGTCTTGCCCGAACCCGACTGTCCCACCAGCGCGACCATCTCGCCCGGCTCTACGGTAAGATTGATGCCTTTGAGTACCGGTTGACCCGGCTCGTATTCAAACCACACGTTGTCGAACTCCACTTTCCCCACGATGGGCGGCATCTCGATGGCATCTGGCTTGTCCTCGATGGCGGGTTTGGTATCCAGTGTATAGAAGATACGCTCTAGTGCGGCGTTGGTGCGGGCAATCATATCGTTCATCTGGATGAGGCGCAGGATGGGACCATACATGTAGCCGCCGATATAGGAGATAAAAGCAATGAGTGAGCCAGGTGACATCTGCCCCAAGAGCACCAGTCTCCCGCCGTACCACAGCATGAGCGCGGTACCCAGCGCGCCGATGACCTCTGCGATTACCCAGAGCAGTGTACCTATGACACCCTGTCGCACGTTCAACACCAGCAGCTCGCGCGTCTGCCCCAGAAACTGGCGCACTTCGTAGCGTTCCTTCGCATAGGACTTGACTACCGCCACGCCTGCCAGCTTCTCTTGCAGGTCACCCAACATCACGTCACGCTCGTGTCGGATTTGCCGGCTACCCTGTTTCAGCTTATTGACGAAAGCCAGATAGTTGAGGATATAAATGGGGAATACCGAGAGGGCGACCAGTGTCAGCATCCAGTTCTTAGTGAAAGCGATGACAAGCACCGCCACCAGTGTCACCCCATCCGAAATCATGTTGACGAAACCGCCGGTAAGCAGCTGGTTGATGGTTGCCACGTCATTGATGACGTTGGACATCAGTTTGCCTGTCTGGTGCTTCTCGAAGAAGCCGATGGACAGCGACTGCATGTGGCTGTATAGTTTTCGGCGAATGTCGTACATGAAACGCTGACCGAGATAGGTGATAGTAACTGCCAGCGCGTAGCCCACCAGCCCAGATGCGGCGGAGATACCTACGATGGCGAAGAAGACGCCCCACAGTGGGAAGGGTTCGCGTTTAATCAGGTGATCAGTGATGTACTGGATGATGAGGGGCATGGGCAGACCCAGCCCTGCGCTGAGGAAGGTCAGCGCCGCTGCCAGAAACATGGTGCGCCGGTAAGGGCGCAGTTCTTTCAGGAAACGGATGAGGTTCTTCATGGCGGAATAAGGTCAGCGATATGAGTGTGGTGCTTTCGCAGGCGGGGATGGAGGAGCGAACGTTCCTGCATCTCCCCGCTAATTGCCAGCCAGACGAGAGGTATACAGTGTGCCGTTTGCACTCTCACCACATTTTCGCTCATAGCAACGGGTTACCTTATTGTACCATCATTTTGGTGGCGTATACAACCTGCAGAGAGAATATTCCTGCGCCGAAAATAGTAGCGGGGCACGTTGTGCAGGGCGGGGTTGGGAAGTAGAAGGTGGTATAATGATAGATGAAACCTGTTTAGCTCCCCTGCGTCAAGATGCCGCGATGTTGCCCCGTTTTTCTTATGTGAATCGTCCGGTGCTTTCGGGAATAACCTTAATGAACCGCTAAGGCATCAGCGCATTTTGCGTAAGGGAGGAACGACTTTGAAGGGGTTGATATCGCGTGAGAGCTGGATTATCGCTGCGATTTGCGTAGCGGACCTGGTCTCCACGTTAATTTTCGTGCATCACCACGGCGCCAGGGAAGGCAATCCCCTGATGGATTTCTACCTGCAGAAGGGCGTGGTGCCCTTCATTCTGGCGAAGTGCACAATGTTCCTGTTGCCCATTGCGATTATCGAGTGGGCACGCCGCCACAATCCGGATTTTGTGCGACGCATGGCGCGTTTTGCCATAGCAGCATATATCGGGCTATACGTTGTGGTGGTAGCGAAAGAGAACATCCTGAGTGTCCGACCACCTCAGCCAGTACCACCGGCGGTGATGGGCTTCTACGGACCCGATTACATGCGCCGACTGCCGGATACTATCCCGCCGTCGCGTCTTGAATACAAAGGCTCGCGCTTGGTGAACGCAGATGGGATGTGGCGTTAAGCCAGTACCAGAAGTGGATAAAGAGTGCGACGTATAGCACCGCCTCCCCCAAGCTGGAGGCGGTGCGCGCCTATTCTACCTCGAATTGGGCAATTTGTACCACCGTGTCTCCTGCGCTTCTCGACCACTTACGTGCGCACAGTACCACTGCCCCTGCTGGCACTGGCTTTTCGTCTGTGTACTGAAGCAGCATCTTGCCGTCCTGTTCAACCTCTATCCTGCCGCCACGTACGCGGATGAGCAGGTTGTGCCATTCGGAATCGGGTGTAAAGGGAGCGGTGGTCAGATTCTGCCGATCACCGTCATATTCTTCGCCGACAGGTACTTTGTGCAGCTGGGCGTCGCGACTGGTCAACAGCAGGGCATAGCATGCTTCTTCTCGATAGCGAAAGCCCACCCAGAAGCCGTCGCGCCAGTCGGAGCCACGAGAAAGCAAGCGGTAGCGGATTTTGACCGTGTAGTCTTTCCATGTACTGTCGCCTGCGCTGGTACCCCCGCGGCAGCCAGCCGTCCTCGATGCAGTTCCTGCCTTCGTAAACTCCATCTCGTATCTGCCATGTGCCAGCGTTCACCGTGAAGGTAGGTGAGCCATCGCTGCCGGGACGATAGTCGGCGAAGTTCACCGTGCGGGCAGAACCGGCGAAGGTGATGATGCCGAATCGCTCAGGGCGGTGGAAGGTATCCGTTGGCGACCATGCCTGAAACTCGGCGGTAGCATCGGTACTGTCTTTGGGGCGTTCGATGCGATAGAACTGGGCACGCCAGATGTCCCCCACGTACACCTGTTCGCCTTCCGGCAAGACCTCTTTCAGTGGTATCGCCAGCTCGGCTGTCCAGCCCGTGTCGCGGTCGTTGCGCTCGTTCATTGTACCGTTGACAGAGGTTGCCCACCGCAGCCCGATTGCGTTCCAACGGGCGTTTTGCTCCACGTCGCCCGGGTTACCGTCCTTTGCTTCCGGGATATTCAGGTCGATTAGTGCGCCCAATGGATTGAGGTCTATCTCTTTGTAGTTCTGCCCTTTGCCTGACGGGTCCAGGTAGACCTCTACTGCCTCTCCTTCCCAGACGAATGCGTCACGTTGCGTGTACGTTGACCACACGTCTGCGTCCTCACACTCGAACCCCACGTACAGAAACTGCCTGTCCCACAGCAGGCGTGCGGTGGTGCGAACGGTAGGTGTGAGCGCGATGAGAGCGGGAGCATTGGCGGGATTGAATCGCCACTGCAATTCCACCGTTGCAGCGTTTTGCCAGACAGCATCGTCCATCTTGCCGTCGATGATAGGGGGGGCAGAGGTCTGAGGGACTACCACCTGTTTGGGTGGAGGAGGTGTGTTGGATGCCAGGTAGTTCAGCACATCTGAAAGGATGTTCAGTGCCTGTTCGGGGTCGGCAACCAGGCGATGCCAGATATAGAGGATTCTCGCGCCGCGAAAGTCGCCTTTCTTGAACTCCACCAGCGCGATACCCTCGCCGTACTCTTTGCCAGTATCATCTTTCAGTGTGAGGACGGGGGTATAACGGGCTTCCTGCTCGTCCCAGATGTTCACCATGGGGCGCCAGCGCAGGTCACCGCCGGTAGGGAAGGGGAACTCTTCAGGCAGGTTGGTCACAATCTGTTGTTTCGGGTTGCGCACGAAGCGCAACGACACTCCTTGAGGTGGTTTTTCCCAGCCGCGTACCTCCTTGCCTCTCAGATAGTCTTCGCGTCCCTCCCCGCCTCTTCCGCTGATGGGCATTCCGA from Armatimonadota bacterium includes the following:
- a CDS encoding ABC transporter ATP-binding protein, with amino-acid sequence MKNLIRFLKELRPYRRTMFLAAALTFLSAGLGLPMPLIIQYITDHLIKREPFPLWGVFFAIVGISAASGLVGYALAVTITYLGQRFMYDIRRKLYSHMQSLSIGFFEKHQTGKLMSNVINDVATINQLLTGGFVNMISDGVTLVAVLVIAFTKNWMLTLVALSVFPIYILNYLAFVNKLKQGSRQIRHERDVMLGDLQEKLAGVAVVKSYAKERYEVRQFLGQTRELLVLNVRQGVIGTLLWVIAEVIGALGTALMLWYGGRLVLLGQMSPGSLIAFISYIGGYMYGPILRLIQMNDMIARTNAALERIFYTLDTKPAIEDKPDAIEMPPIVGKVEFDNVWFEYEPGQPVLKGINLTVEPGEMVALVGQSGSGKTTMVNLLQRNYDVTSGAIRIDGIDIRDVKLKSLRRQIGVVIQETILFNTTIMENIRYGRLDATDEEVFEAARAANIHHVIEALPKGYETRIGEEGVKLSGGEKQRVAIARAILSNPRILILDEATSALDSETEALIQEALERLMQGRTSFVIAHRLSTIVKANKIVVMEKGEIKEVGTHDQLLAHGGIYANLYQQQFRVALEAQAV